From the Bos taurus isolate L1 Dominette 01449 registration number 42190680 breed Hereford chromosome 22, ARS-UCD2.0, whole genome shotgun sequence genome, one window contains:
- the CYP8B1 gene encoding cytochrome P450, family 8, subfamily B, polypeptide 1, translating into MVLWGPALGALLVAIVGYLCLRGLLRQRRPKEPPLDKGPVPWLGHAMAFRKNMFEFLRHMQAKHGDIFTVQLGGQYFTFVMDPLSFGPILKDAQRKLDFVEYAQKLVLKVFGYRSVQGDYRMIHSASTKHLMGEGLEELNKVMLDTLSLVMLGPIGPSLGTHHWREDGLFHFCYNILFKAGYLSLFGYTKDKEQDLLQAEELFLEFRKYDRLFPRFVYSLLGPREWLEVGRLQRLFHKELSVEHNLEKYGVSNWITYMLQFLREQGVSPAMQDKFNFMMLWASQGNTGPTSFWALLFLLKHPEAMRAVREEATRLLGEVRLEAKQSFKFGALHHMPVLDSVMEETLRLRASPTLLRVVNDDQILQMASGQEYLLRNGDILALFPYLSVHMDPDIHPEPTAFRYDRFLTPSGSRKVDFYKAGKKIRHYTMPWGSGVSICPGRFLALNEMKLFILLMVMNFDLELVDPATPVPPVDPQRWGFGTTQPSHEVRFRYRLRPAE; encoded by the coding sequence ATGGTGCTCTGGGGTCCGGCGCTGGGAGCCCTGCTAGTGGCCATTGTGGGATATCTGTGCCTTCGGGGGCTGCtccggcaacgaagacccaaggAGCCCCCTCTGGATAAGGGCCCCGTGCCCTGGCTGGGCCATGCCATGGCTTTCCGGAAGAATATGTTCGAATTTCTGAGGCACATGCAGGCCAAACATGGGGACATATTCACGGTACAGCTAGGGGGCCAGTACTTCACCTTTGTCATGGACCCTCTGTCTTTTGGCCCTATCCTCAAGGATGCGCAGAGGAAGCTAGACTTTGTGGAGTACGCTCAAAAACTGGTGCTAAAGGTATTTGGATACCGCTCTGTGCAGGGAGACTATAGGATGATACACTCAGCCAGCACCAAGCACCTCATGGGGGAAGGCTTGGAGGAGCTCAACAAAGTCATGTTAGACACCCTGTCCTTGGTTATGCTGGGGCCCATAGGACCCAGTCTGGGCACCCACCACTGGCGTGAGGATGGCCTCTTTCACTTCTGCTACAACATCTTGTTCAAGGCTGGCTACCTGAGCTTGTTCGGCTACACAAAGGACAAGGAGCAGGACCTGCTGCAGGCAGAGGAGCTATTCCTGGAGTTTCGCAAGTATGACCGTCTGTTCCCCCGGTTTGTTTACTCCCTGCTGGGGCCCCGGGAGTGGCTGGAAGTGGGCCGGCTCCAGCGTCTCTTCCATAAGGAACTCTCGGTGGAACACAACCTGGAGAAGTACGGCGTAAGCAACTGGATCACCTACATGCTTCAGTTTCTGAGGGAGCAGGGTGTCTCCCCAGCCATGCAGGACAAGTTCAACTTCATGATGCTCTGGGCCTCCCAGGGGAACACAGGGCCGACCTCTTTCTGGGCCCTCTTGTTCCTCCTGAAGCACCCAGAGGCCATGCGGGCTGTGAGGGAGGAGGCCACCCGGCTCCTGGGAGAGGTCAGGCTGGAGGCTAAGCAGTCCTTCAAGTTTGGTGCCCTGCACCACATGCCGGTGCTGGACAGTGTGATGGAAGAGACACTGCGGCTGAGGGCCTCGCCCACCCTCCTCAGGGTGGTGAACGATGACCAGATCCTGCAGATGGCCAGTGGGCAGGAGTACCTGCTCCGCAATGGAGACATCCTGGCCCTCTTCCCTTACCTCTCAGTGCACATGGACCCCGACATCCACCCCGAGCCCACCGCCTTCAGGTACGATCGCTTCCTCACCCCCAGTGGCAGCCGAAAAGTAGACTTCTACAAGGCAGGCAAGAAGATCCGCCACTATACCATGCCGTGGGGCTCGGGTGTCTCCATCTGCCCTGGGAGGTTCTTGGCCCTCAACGAGATGAAGCTCTTTATCCTGCTCATGGTCATGAACTTTGACCTGGAGTTGGTGGACCCTGCCACACCTGTGCCACCCGTGGACCCCCAGCGCTGGGGCTTTGGCACCACACAGCCCAGCCACGAGGTGCGATTCCGCTACCGCCTGCGGCCTGCGGAGTGA